In Rariglobus hedericola, the following proteins share a genomic window:
- a CDS encoding S8 family peptidase: MPAPRSRRQLIAIFSALSLLLGLWFVLGLDWKKAPASTTEPIPTAVSQTASGAPTTPVHVLKASPVSAVSPRLLAPISTDKLALVPAVKDRWSQAPVISEAITIDPVDRTFRHRVRIVRTGFKYPLLRIEETLRKDAQTGVDVLVKQTAMVADHVLVTATAGTDRIALVSAITRAGGKIRSAQPAAQLYLVETRDPFDLNSLQQTIEALKAASSVVAVVEPDFIVHATATPGDSYYPQLYGLNNTGQDGGVIDADIDAPEAWELTTGSRSIRVGVIDTGINYTHPDLAANIWTNPAEIAGNGIDDDHNGYVDDVRGWDFVNSDANPWDDDGHGTHCAGTIGALGDNDVGVVGVNWQVSLVPIKFLDSHGDGATSDAVAAITYATNLGLELTSNSWGGDAYSQILYDTIAQVNAANRLFVAAAGNDGRNNDVLPAYPASFNLPNIISVAATDRSDALASFSDYGASSVDLSAPGVGIYSTSNENIFFYVVDSGTSMAAPHVSGVAALVLAHNGPLTAAKLKSILLANVDPIPSMNGRSVTGGRLNAAAAVTGRNRTLHHFVFDPLPATLIRGVPVTVRLRAISADGLPAGGFNSPVTLGATGTTLAAPVVATGWIGGVWTGQITPAAFSASAQLTAPATGIAPAISSSVFSVITGPLAQFTWDPIPSSQLTDTPFAVTLRAADAGGNPVLYSGPATLFALVPRTLAPTSSSSTDSYPFASSYGRASRQQVIYPASEIGGIPRRLISLDLYVGTSHPAALFRNWTIRLKNSSKTSISNPVFDSKGWTTVHVSNAAPTSHGWHSFVFSTPFDYDGSSSLLVDFSFVNTATDSNYLSSSSSYHYPANRSITKSDSTALDPFAYTWGTLSSFAPTIRFKDLEAIPVRPSSASLVNGVWSGSMSSPHASNEIQLRAHDAAPEATGYSNTFSVSTPPRPAALPPLTENWEAGSPSAAWSLSGSDNNLPAITTAHQPHGDAKHLVIASSNYSLAMRKEATLTLDLAGRTGALLSFWAKGFNEVANAPSSNPFTGSANFDGVAISNDGVTWYEIQPLRAPALTNAWSQFTINLDAAIATHGIAYTSGFRIRFSRYGDKFPPDGGIALDDISITATPVNRPVLSLQSVLAESASQVSGTLSLATARSSPTVFSLISSAPAKLSLPPTLTLPAGETSVTFTATPINDELFDGHRVITVTASPPEGAGLFNGFTDVTITDDDASAMGLVITPAIFAENTNQSVTATLTLQTASAAAVTVFLNSSDPSAASVPETLLLSRGQTTATFTITPINNTQLNGNRTCTLSATLLGTTPATAQFTVTDDEAAVLKVDDYSLFEGATRTGYVQLTGSLLAPMSVSLTSANPAQLTVPPTVIIPAGATSVGFVMTAVEDTQIENIVDVGVTATAAGFTSATATISISDNDADRFAFNAIASSQIANRSFWITAQPLNKDGARIVNFNSSIPLKAMGSNGLLPITPANLSFSEGFAATYVSINAQDTAASLILDDGSGHTGTSNTFQLGVGAHTNFAVTLSPSTAPVVGRPVQATIIAQDAYGNTITSFASSAELSVGPASRVTGNQTSSTILPFITASSKVGRIQVIYSPQQIGPAGALKSLGLYLYAAQTGTQLQNWTIRLKHFSALRSIGWQSNDWTTVHGSTVTLPPGSSGWVDFPLPTAFNYDGVSNLMVDFSFDNTATNYNSTCSVRTSAESEIRLITSESMAYGAPSTWVGINPSPSHNYVTADLRIGRANSVTVTPGTTIPFLGGNWTGDVSLGSASNSPITLQARRNGIFGQSSPFVILEPLPDLDADGLPDAWETTHGFNPDSATADHGRLGDPDLDGIPNLLEYAMGLDPNSAEAQAPTTSTTATHPESGQSHLVYTYRRLIYPGALTYTVTTSTNLTTWSAPATAPEVLSTVANPDGLTETVTLRINPALGTGRVFVRLQVDAP; encoded by the coding sequence ATGCCCGCTCCACGTTCACGTCGTCAGCTGATTGCCATCTTCTCTGCATTAAGTCTGCTGCTGGGGCTTTGGTTCGTGCTCGGGCTTGATTGGAAAAAAGCACCCGCTTCCACCACGGAGCCTATACCCACCGCCGTCTCTCAAACGGCATCAGGCGCGCCGACGACGCCGGTCCATGTTTTAAAGGCAAGTCCCGTTAGCGCGGTCTCGCCCCGTTTATTAGCGCCCATCTCCACCGATAAACTGGCACTCGTGCCAGCGGTAAAAGATCGCTGGTCACAAGCTCCCGTCATTTCCGAAGCCATCACTATCGATCCAGTGGATCGCACATTTCGTCATCGAGTCCGCATCGTCCGCACGGGATTCAAATATCCTTTGCTCCGTATTGAAGAAACGCTCCGTAAAGATGCGCAGACAGGAGTAGATGTCCTCGTCAAACAAACCGCCATGGTCGCAGACCATGTTTTGGTTACAGCCACCGCCGGAACTGACCGGATTGCCTTGGTTTCAGCGATAACCCGCGCCGGTGGAAAAATTCGTTCTGCTCAACCCGCAGCACAGCTCTATCTTGTCGAGACCCGTGATCCTTTTGATTTGAACAGCCTCCAGCAGACGATCGAAGCCCTCAAGGCGGCTTCCTCTGTCGTCGCCGTTGTCGAACCTGATTTTATCGTTCACGCGACTGCCACACCGGGCGATTCATACTATCCGCAACTCTACGGATTGAATAACACCGGGCAGGATGGGGGCGTAATCGATGCAGACATTGATGCTCCCGAGGCATGGGAACTCACCACCGGCTCCCGATCCATCCGCGTCGGCGTGATCGATACCGGCATTAATTATACCCACCCGGACCTTGCTGCCAACATATGGACCAATCCGGCTGAAATCGCCGGCAACGGTATCGACGACGATCACAACGGTTACGTGGACGACGTGCGCGGCTGGGACTTTGTTAACAGTGATGCGAATCCTTGGGATGACGACGGCCACGGCACGCATTGCGCGGGAACCATCGGAGCGCTCGGCGACAATGACGTGGGCGTTGTCGGCGTAAACTGGCAGGTCAGTCTGGTTCCCATCAAGTTTCTCGACTCACACGGCGACGGCGCCACCTCGGATGCCGTGGCCGCAATCACCTACGCAACAAACCTGGGACTGGAGCTAACGTCCAACTCCTGGGGTGGCGATGCGTATTCACAAATCCTCTACGATACGATCGCCCAGGTAAATGCGGCGAATCGTCTGTTTGTGGCCGCGGCGGGCAACGATGGCCGTAACAACGATGTCCTCCCCGCTTATCCCGCATCCTTTAATCTCCCGAATATCATCTCCGTGGCGGCCACCGACCGTTCGGATGCACTTGCTTCGTTTTCCGACTACGGCGCGAGCTCCGTCGATCTCTCAGCCCCGGGCGTCGGTATCTACAGCACCAGTAATGAGAATATATTTTTTTATGTCGTGGATAGCGGCACCTCCATGGCTGCTCCGCATGTGTCAGGTGTTGCCGCGCTGGTTCTGGCTCACAACGGCCCGCTTACCGCCGCCAAGCTCAAGTCGATCCTGCTGGCCAACGTCGATCCCATACCATCGATGAACGGTCGGTCCGTCACCGGCGGGCGCCTGAATGCAGCTGCCGCGGTCACCGGCCGCAACCGCACCCTGCACCACTTCGTGTTCGATCCGTTGCCTGCAACATTGATCCGCGGAGTTCCTGTCACCGTGCGATTACGCGCCATCTCTGCCGATGGGCTGCCCGCAGGTGGCTTTAATTCGCCGGTTACGCTTGGAGCCACCGGCACAACATTGGCCGCCCCCGTGGTTGCTACCGGGTGGATCGGAGGCGTTTGGACCGGACAGATCACTCCCGCGGCTTTTTCGGCTTCGGCGCAGCTTACCGCACCCGCAACCGGAATCGCCCCAGCCATCTCAAGCAGCGTATTTTCGGTGATCACCGGCCCTCTCGCGCAATTTACATGGGACCCGATCCCTTCGTCACAATTGACCGATACGCCCTTCGCCGTAACGCTTCGCGCCGCCGATGCAGGCGGAAATCCTGTTCTTTATTCCGGGCCGGCAACCCTCTTCGCCCTTGTCCCTCGCACACTGGCACCGACGAGTTCCTCCTCCACCGACTCCTATCCTTTCGCGTCCAGCTATGGTCGCGCCAGCCGCCAGCAAGTCATTTATCCTGCTTCCGAAATAGGCGGCATTCCCCGCCGGCTCATTTCGTTGGATTTATATGTGGGCACCAGTCATCCAGCCGCCCTGTTTCGTAATTGGACGATACGGCTAAAAAACTCATCTAAAACCTCCATTTCCAATCCGGTATTCGACTCCAAGGGATGGACCACTGTCCACGTTTCAAACGCTGCCCCGACCTCCCATGGCTGGCACTCCTTTGTTTTCTCAACGCCGTTCGACTACGATGGCAGCAGTTCTCTCTTGGTGGATTTTAGCTTCGTAAACACAGCCACTGACTCGAACTACCTGAGCTCATCATCTTCCTATCATTATCCCGCGAACCGATCCATCACCAAGTCCGATTCAACAGCCTTGGATCCTTTCGCTTACACTTGGGGCACTTTGTCCTCTTTTGCTCCAACCATCCGCTTCAAAGATCTGGAGGCCATTCCTGTCCGTCCCTCCTCCGCATCTCTGGTGAATGGCGTTTGGAGCGGTTCGATGTCGTCCCCCCATGCCTCAAATGAAATCCAGCTGCGCGCCCACGACGCCGCGCCCGAGGCAACAGGCTATTCCAATACATTCAGTGTATCCACTCCGCCACGACCTGCCGCTCTTCCGCCGCTCACCGAAAACTGGGAGGCGGGCTCCCCATCCGCAGCCTGGAGCCTGAGTGGCAGCGACAATAACCTGCCCGCGATCACCACCGCCCATCAACCCCACGGAGACGCCAAACACCTGGTCATCGCGTCTTCCAACTACAGTTTGGCCATGCGAAAAGAGGCGACTCTTACGCTAGACCTTGCAGGTCGCACAGGCGCGTTGCTTAGCTTTTGGGCCAAGGGCTTCAACGAAGTGGCCAACGCGCCTTCCTCCAACCCGTTTACCGGCTCGGCCAATTTTGATGGCGTGGCGATCAGCAATGACGGCGTGACATGGTATGAAATTCAGCCTCTGCGCGCACCGGCACTCACCAATGCATGGAGCCAGTTCACGATAAATCTTGATGCCGCCATCGCAACACACGGCATCGCCTACACATCCGGATTTCGAATTCGGTTTAGCCGGTATGGCGATAAATTCCCTCCGGATGGTGGCATTGCATTGGATGACATCTCCATCACCGCAACCCCGGTGAACCGGCCCGTTTTGTCGCTTCAGTCAGTGCTCGCAGAATCGGCTTCCCAAGTTAGCGGAACGCTTTCCTTGGCCACTGCGAGATCATCGCCTACTGTGTTCAGCCTGATCTCGTCAGCGCCGGCCAAACTGTCCCTGCCTCCGACGCTCACCCTGCCCGCCGGAGAAACCAGCGTCACATTTACCGCTACTCCCATTAATGATGAGCTCTTCGACGGTCACCGCGTAATCACGGTTACCGCCAGCCCGCCGGAGGGCGCCGGTCTGTTCAACGGATTCACGGATGTAACCATTACCGACGACGACGCTTCGGCCATGGGGCTCGTGATCACACCCGCAATTTTTGCGGAGAACACCAATCAGTCTGTCACCGCAACCCTCACCCTCCAAACGGCATCAGCCGCTGCAGTCACGGTGTTTCTTAATTCCAGCGATCCATCGGCCGCTTCGGTGCCCGAAACCCTGTTGCTGAGCCGCGGACAGACAACCGCGACGTTTACGATCACCCCGATTAACAACACTCAGCTCAACGGAAACAGAACCTGCACCTTATCGGCCACTTTACTGGGCACAACGCCTGCCACGGCTCAGTTCACGGTCACTGATGACGAAGCCGCTGTTTTAAAAGTAGACGACTACTCTTTGTTCGAAGGAGCCACGCGCACCGGATACGTTCAACTTACCGGTTCACTACTGGCTCCGATGAGCGTCTCACTGACCTCCGCCAACCCCGCCCAGCTCACTGTTCCTCCAACCGTAATCATTCCGGCAGGTGCCACCTCGGTTGGTTTCGTGATGACGGCTGTCGAAGACACCCAAATTGAAAACATCGTGGATGTCGGAGTCACGGCCACCGCGGCAGGATTCACCTCGGCCACTGCGACCATATCTATTTCCGATAACGATGCGGATCGCTTTGCATTTAATGCGATCGCCAGCTCTCAAATCGCCAATCGGTCATTCTGGATAACCGCTCAACCCCTCAACAAAGACGGTGCCAGAATCGTAAATTTTAACAGCTCCATCCCTTTAAAAGCGATGGGCTCTAATGGTCTTCTTCCCATCACGCCGGCAAACTTGAGCTTCAGCGAAGGATTTGCCGCAACTTACGTTTCCATTAACGCGCAAGATACCGCAGCCAGCCTGATCCTGGATGATGGCAGCGGACATACCGGAACCAGCAATACGTTTCAACTGGGTGTGGGCGCACACACCAACTTTGCTGTGACTCTGTCTCCATCTACAGCGCCCGTGGTCGGACGCCCTGTTCAAGCAACGATCATTGCCCAGGATGCTTACGGCAACACCATCACCTCGTTTGCAAGCTCGGCTGAGCTTTCCGTCGGCCCAGCCTCTCGTGTAACTGGAAACCAGACATCCAGCACGATCCTTCCGTTTATCACCGCTAGTAGCAAAGTCGGCCGGATTCAGGTCATTTACTCACCCCAACAAATAGGTCCGGCAGGCGCACTCAAATCACTCGGGCTATACCTCTACGCAGCACAAACCGGCACCCAGCTTCAAAACTGGACCATCAGACTGAAGCATTTTTCCGCGCTCCGCTCGATAGGCTGGCAATCCAATGACTGGACCACTGTTCATGGAAGCACGGTCACCTTGCCCCCAGGAAGTAGCGGATGGGTCGACTTCCCACTTCCAACCGCATTCAATTATGACGGCGTAAGCAACCTGATGGTGGATTTTAGCTTCGATAATACCGCGACCAACTACAATTCGACATGCTCTGTTCGCACTTCAGCAGAGAGTGAGATACGTCTGATCACCAGCGAGTCCATGGCCTATGGCGCGCCCTCTACCTGGGTCGGAATTAATCCCAGCCCTTCACATAATTATGTAACGGCAGACCTGAGAATCGGTCGTGCCAACTCCGTAACCGTAACCCCCGGAACAACCATTCCGTTTTTAGGTGGTAACTGGACGGGGGATGTTTCGTTGGGTTCTGCGTCCAACTCACCGATTACACTACAAGCCCGCCGAAACGGCATCTTTGGACAAAGCTCTCCCTTCGTCATACTGGAGCCTCTGCCCGATCTTGACGCCGACGGTCTACCTGACGCTTGGGAAACTACACATGGATTCAATCCCGACTCCGCTACGGCCGATCATGGCCGCCTCGGTGATCCCGACCTCGACGGCATTCCAAATCTCCTCGAATACGCGATGGGCCTCGATCCCAACTCAGCGGAAGCACAGGCCCCCACCACCAGCACCACCGCGACGCATCCCGAGTCCGGACAAAGCCACCTCGTCTATACCTATCGCCGCTTAATTTATCCCGGCGCGCTTACCTACACCGTGACCACGTCGACGAACCTTACCACGTGGTCCGCCCCCGCCACCGCACCCGAAGTGCTCTCAACCGTCGCCAATCCCGACGGCCTCACCGAAACCGTAACCCTTCGCATCAACCCTGCCCTCGGCACCGGCCGCGTGTTTGTCCGCCTCCAAGTCGACGCGCCCTAA
- the metH gene encoding methionine synthase, whose translation MSSASPKISSAEIDLRRLLSERVAIIDGAMGTTIRSYNITEEQARGDRFKDAPKDLKNNGDIYSLTRPTEIGDIHRRFLEAGADIIETNTFSATSIGQSEFFIEDPREHGGRKDPAFYQGVIENKFLQELAHDINFQSARQCREWADRIANATGRRRYVAGAIGPLTVSLSNSPDADDAGFRVITFDQVKADYRRQIRSLIAGGSDLLLVETIFDSLNAKAALVAIEEVFAEDNIRLPLMISAAVGRGGETMISAQTVEALWSAVRSHQPLSIGLNCSIGPDLMRPFLAELAEKAPDTFISAYPNAGLPNPLTPTGFDLEPADMARYMGEFADSHLCNIAGGCCGNTPEHIAAIAQALAPKSPRKPIATRVPSSVVAGVADPGPKSPVASAADLSAINSQLSALPLKLSGSLPFTQQLGSYLMVGERTNVAGSPKFAKLVKAGNYEEAVSVARQQVDNGANVIDVCMDDGLIDGVAAMTRFLQLIGSEPEIAKVPIMVDSSKWEVIEAGLKCLQGKGIVNSISLKEGEAKFLEQARAILRYGAAVVVMAFDENGQAASYAEKIRICERAYRLLVDQVGFPPEDIIFDPNILTVGTGIEEHNNYAVDFIEATRWIKANLPHAKVSGGVSNVSFSFRGNNPVREAMHAAFLYHAIKAGMDMGIVNPSMLEVYEEVEPELLVLVEDVILNRRPDSTERLVEYGEKLKASASGTKAEDTKVEETWRKGTVEERLSHALVKGIDQFIDTDTEEARQKYGKPLTIIEGPLMDGMRVVGDLFGAGKMFLPQVVKSARVMKKAVAYLQPYMEAEKAALIASGGVAKAQGKIIMATVKGDVHDIGKNIVGVVLACNNYEVIDMGVMVSCEKILAAAKEKNADIIGLSGLITPSLDEMVHNAKEMERQGFKIPLLIGGATTSAAHNAVKIAPHYSEPVIHVLDASRVIGVVSQLLNPDNKPAYVADIRAKQEKSRSDFANRRERKPLLSIETARDRAQKFDWAAIDIPKPAFLGTQVFRDASVKELLEKEFIDWGPFFSAWELHGRYPQILTDEVVGVEATKLFNDAQALFERIIAENRFQPQAIQTFWPANSVGDSVEIYTDESRTEVLHTFHFLRQQQEKPADQFNHCLADYIAPKSSGRPDYLGQFAVTAGPGVETFSHEFKAAGDDYNAIMVQALGDRIAEAMAEFFHKKERDLSGFGLTENLSPYDIIREKYRGIRPAPGYPACPDHRHKPQIWNLVPVEREIGINLTESCAMYPASSVSGFYFNHPESKYFAVGKLGKDQLEDYATRTGIPLVEHERWLGSYLDYDPS comes from the coding sequence ATGTCGTCAGCCTCGCCCAAAATCTCCTCCGCCGAAATCGATCTCCGCCGCCTCCTCTCCGAGCGCGTCGCCATCATCGACGGCGCGATGGGCACGACCATCCGCTCCTACAACATCACCGAGGAGCAGGCCCGCGGCGACCGCTTCAAAGACGCCCCCAAGGATCTCAAAAACAACGGCGACATCTACTCGCTCACCCGCCCGACCGAGATCGGCGACATCCACCGCCGCTTCCTCGAGGCCGGAGCCGACATCATAGAGACTAACACTTTCTCTGCTACCAGCATCGGCCAAAGCGAGTTCTTCATCGAAGACCCCCGCGAGCACGGCGGACGAAAAGATCCCGCATTCTACCAGGGCGTGATCGAAAACAAATTTCTCCAGGAACTCGCCCACGACATCAACTTCCAGTCCGCCCGCCAGTGCCGCGAGTGGGCCGACCGCATCGCCAACGCCACCGGCCGCCGCCGCTACGTCGCCGGCGCCATCGGTCCGCTCACGGTTTCCCTCTCCAACTCTCCCGACGCCGACGACGCCGGCTTCCGCGTCATCACGTTCGATCAGGTCAAAGCCGACTACCGCCGCCAGATCCGCTCCCTCATCGCCGGCGGCTCCGACCTGCTTCTCGTCGAAACCATCTTCGATTCCCTCAATGCCAAGGCCGCCCTCGTCGCCATCGAGGAAGTCTTCGCCGAGGACAACATCCGCCTCCCGCTGATGATCTCCGCCGCCGTCGGTCGCGGCGGCGAGACCATGATCTCCGCGCAAACCGTCGAGGCGCTCTGGAGCGCCGTCCGCAGCCATCAACCGCTCTCCATCGGCCTTAACTGTTCCATCGGCCCCGACCTCATGCGGCCGTTCCTCGCGGAACTCGCCGAGAAAGCCCCCGACACCTTCATCTCCGCCTACCCGAACGCCGGCCTGCCGAATCCGCTCACGCCCACCGGCTTCGACCTCGAGCCCGCCGACATGGCGCGCTACATGGGCGAATTCGCCGACAGCCACCTGTGCAACATCGCCGGCGGCTGCTGCGGCAACACCCCCGAACACATCGCCGCGATCGCCCAAGCCCTCGCCCCCAAGTCCCCACGCAAACCCATCGCCACCCGCGTCCCCTCCTCCGTTGTAGCCGGGGTCGCTGACCCCGGTCCGAAATCCCCCGTCGCCTCCGCCGCCGATCTCTCAGCTATCAACTCTCAGCTATCAGCGCTCCCACTGAAGCTGTCCGGCTCGCTTCCCTTTACTCAGCAGCTCGGCTCCTACTTGATGGTCGGCGAACGCACCAACGTCGCCGGCTCCCCCAAATTCGCCAAGCTCGTCAAAGCCGGAAACTACGAGGAAGCCGTCTCCGTCGCCCGCCAACAAGTCGACAACGGTGCCAACGTCATCGACGTGTGCATGGACGACGGTCTCATCGACGGCGTCGCCGCCATGACGCGCTTCCTCCAGCTCATCGGCTCCGAGCCCGAGATCGCCAAAGTCCCCATCATGGTGGACTCCTCCAAATGGGAGGTCATCGAAGCCGGCCTGAAATGTCTTCAGGGCAAAGGCATCGTAAACTCCATCTCGCTTAAAGAAGGAGAAGCCAAATTCCTCGAGCAAGCCCGCGCCATCCTCCGCTACGGTGCCGCCGTCGTCGTCATGGCCTTCGACGAAAACGGACAAGCCGCTTCCTACGCCGAAAAAATCCGCATCTGCGAACGCGCCTACCGCCTCCTCGTCGATCAGGTCGGTTTCCCGCCCGAAGACATCATCTTCGATCCCAACATTCTCACCGTCGGCACCGGCATCGAGGAGCACAACAACTACGCCGTCGATTTCATCGAGGCCACTCGCTGGATCAAAGCCAACCTCCCCCACGCCAAAGTCAGCGGCGGCGTCTCCAACGTCTCCTTCAGCTTCCGCGGCAACAACCCCGTGCGCGAAGCCATGCACGCCGCGTTCCTCTACCACGCCATCAAGGCCGGCATGGACATGGGCATCGTCAACCCGTCGATGCTCGAAGTTTACGAAGAGGTTGAACCTGAACTCCTCGTCCTCGTCGAAGACGTCATCCTCAACCGCCGCCCCGACTCCACCGAACGCCTCGTCGAATACGGCGAAAAACTCAAAGCGTCCGCTTCCGGCACCAAAGCCGAGGACACCAAGGTCGAGGAAACCTGGCGCAAGGGCACCGTCGAAGAACGCCTCTCGCACGCCCTCGTGAAAGGCATCGACCAGTTTATCGACACCGACACCGAGGAAGCCCGCCAGAAATACGGCAAGCCCCTCACCATCATCGAAGGCCCGCTCATGGACGGCATGCGCGTCGTCGGCGACCTCTTCGGTGCCGGCAAAATGTTTCTCCCGCAGGTCGTCAAAAGCGCCCGCGTCATGAAGAAAGCCGTCGCCTACTTGCAGCCCTACATGGAGGCCGAAAAAGCCGCGCTCATCGCTTCCGGCGGCGTAGCCAAAGCCCAGGGCAAGATCATCATGGCGACCGTCAAAGGCGACGTGCACGACATCGGCAAGAACATCGTCGGCGTCGTCCTCGCCTGTAATAATTACGAGGTCATCGACATGGGCGTCATGGTCTCGTGCGAAAAAATCCTCGCCGCCGCCAAGGAGAAAAACGCCGACATCATCGGCCTCTCCGGACTCATCACGCCGTCCCTCGACGAGATGGTCCACAACGCCAAAGAAATGGAACGCCAGGGTTTTAAGATCCCGCTCCTCATCGGCGGCGCCACCACCTCCGCAGCGCACAACGCTGTCAAAATCGCCCCGCACTATTCCGAACCCGTCATCCACGTGCTCGACGCCTCACGCGTCATCGGCGTCGTCTCCCAACTCCTCAACCCCGACAACAAACCCGCCTACGTCGCCGACATCCGCGCCAAGCAGGAAAAGTCCCGCTCCGACTTCGCCAACCGCCGCGAACGCAAACCGCTCCTCTCAATCGAGACCGCCCGCGACCGCGCCCAAAAGTTCGACTGGGCCGCCATCGACATCCCCAAGCCCGCCTTCCTCGGCACACAGGTTTTCCGCGACGCCTCCGTGAAAGAACTCCTCGAAAAAGAGTTCATCGACTGGGGTCCGTTCTTCAGCGCCTGGGAACTCCACGGACGCTACCCGCAAATCCTCACCGACGAAGTCGTCGGCGTCGAAGCCACCAAACTCTTCAACGACGCCCAAGCCCTCTTCGAGCGCATCATCGCCGAGAACCGTTTCCAGCCGCAGGCCATCCAAACCTTCTGGCCCGCCAACAGCGTCGGCGACTCCGTCGAAATCTACACCGACGAATCCCGCACCGAGGTTCTGCACACCTTCCACTTCCTCCGCCAGCAACAGGAAAAACCCGCCGACCAGTTCAACCACTGCCTCGCCGACTACATCGCGCCGAAGTCCAGCGGACGCCCCGACTACCTCGGCCAATTCGCTGTCACGGCGGGACCGGGAGTCGAAACCTTCTCCCACGAATTCAAAGCCGCCGGCGACGACTACAACGCGATCATGGTGCAAGCGCTGGGTGACCGCATCGCCGAAGCGATGGCCGAGTTCTTCCACAAAAAAGAACGCGACCTCAGCGGCTTCGGCCTCACCGAAAACCTAAGTCCCTACGACATCATCCGCGAAAAATACCGCGGCATCCGTCCGGCCCCCGGCTACCCCGCGTGCCCCGACCACCGCCACAAACCCCAAATCTGGAACCTCGTTCCGGTGGAGCGCGAAATCGGCATCAACCTCACCGAAAGCTGCGCCATGTATCCCGCCAGCAGCGTGAGTGGTTTCTACTTCAACCACCCCGAGTCGAAATATTTCGCCGTCGGAAAGCTAGGTAAAGACCAACTCGAAGACTACGCCACCCGCACCGGCATTCCCCTCGTCGAACACGAACGCTGGCTCGGCTCCTACCTCGACTACGACCCGAGCTAA